Proteins encoded in a region of the Stieleria neptunia genome:
- a CDS encoding RHS repeat-associated core domain-containing protein, whose amino-acid sequence MRHGCTTSLQASRKSGKSKHHTCVSATNTVIHYHGTQQYSVTALTDSSGTIKERYAYDAYGGLSIFDGSGTARTSTAEGNRYTYTGREYDDVLDLYHYRARMYDPIAGRFCSRDPIGYADGVSQYLFVGASPLSYADPFGLDRCCIKSKFLCSVADNAYSHDTEVEKGGKKITAQHLFKAHRGLFVFHEPGCTDCKCSCCAVEQWIRTAGTISVG is encoded by the coding sequence ATGCGTCATGGTTGCACAACCAGCCTTCAAGCAAGCAGGAAGTCCGGTAAATCGAAGCACCATACCTGCGTTTCAGCTACGAATACCGTGATTCACTATCACGGCACCCAACAGTACAGCGTCACCGCGCTGACCGATTCGAGCGGGACGATTAAGGAACGGTATGCTTATGATGCGTACGGTGGGTTATCAATCTTCGATGGTAGTGGAACCGCGCGTACATCAACGGCGGAAGGTAACCGCTATACCTACACGGGCCGCGAGTACGACGACGTCCTTGACCTCTACCACTATCGCGCCCGCATGTACGATCCGATCGCGGGCCGGTTCTGCTCCAGAGATCCGATTGGGTACGCGGATGGAGTGAGTCAATATCTGTTTGTGGGTGCGAGCCCCTTGTCGTACGCAGATCCATTCGGGTTGGATCGATGTTGCATCAAGTCTAAGTTCCTTTGTTCCGTAGCCGACAATGCGTATTCTCACGACACGGAAGTTGAGAAAGGAGGAAAGAAAATCACAGCACAGCACCTATTCAAAGCTCATCGAGGTTTGTTTGTTTTCCACGAACCAGGGTGTACTGATTGCAAGTGCTCGTGCTGCGCTGTTGAGCAATGGATAAGGACCGCCGGAACAATTAGTGTCGGTTAA
- a CDS encoding DUF1549 and DUF1553 domain-containing protein — protein sequence MFRTLALPLLVATISAYHVGPLRADQATSVITSPVPEFTIDVMPVLSKAGCNLGTCHGNLNGKGGLKLSLRGQDPQYDYEMLVRAAKGRRVNVAAPELSLFLQKASGGVAHGGGPRFATDSPSYQLLTRWLRHGAPGPSAEAPRLVGLEVQPPQAIVADPDNRIAVHVAATFSDGTSRDVTETACYELSNLNATVDARGVVRRDKFGETTLIVRYLQEQRPVPIAFIESRPDFVWSDPQPHNEIDRHVFAKLKRVRINPSPLCEDTVFVRRAYLDAIGRIPTAEEAQGFVSDPAADKRARLIDRLLALPEFADFWALKWADVLRTEEKVLDTEGVEVFHGWIRDSIASGRPLDQFVRDLVTGTGSTFAHPAANFYRANRDPSTRGETTARLFLGTRLQCAKCHNHPFDRWTQEDYYQWSSLFSQIGYEIGENKRQDKLDKNEFAGDQTVLVAKMDEVRNPTTDRVASPKFLGGDRLGDQAMKDRLAAMATWLTAPENKLFVKSQTNFIWYQLMGLGLVDPIDDFRLTNPPSNPPLMDWLASHFADSGFDVRSLVGTIMKSRTYQLSAEPNATNVNDSTCYSRAYVRRLPAEVILDMQSDVLDSPASFLGYPAGIRAVQIPGVRSKQARRSSPEAGDRFLKTFGKPDRILACDCERSNETTLKQVFVLVGDGLNDRLASPSNRIARLALSKQSDAEVVQELYWTALSRPPTEAEQAAALQLINGPNHNPAASWKDLLGAVMANPSGNKRADALQDIAWALLNAKEFLFRK from the coding sequence ATGTTCCGCACGCTTGCCTTGCCGCTGCTCGTCGCGACGATCTCCGCATACCACGTCGGCCCCCTTCGTGCCGATCAAGCGACATCCGTCATCACGTCACCGGTCCCGGAATTCACCATCGATGTCATGCCCGTGCTGTCCAAAGCCGGGTGCAACCTGGGGACCTGCCACGGCAACTTGAACGGCAAGGGCGGATTGAAGTTGTCGCTGCGTGGCCAGGACCCACAGTACGATTACGAGATGCTGGTGCGCGCGGCCAAGGGACGTCGCGTCAATGTCGCAGCGCCGGAGCTGAGTCTGTTTCTGCAGAAAGCATCCGGCGGGGTCGCGCACGGCGGCGGCCCCCGCTTCGCCACCGACTCACCATCTTACCAGTTGCTGACCCGTTGGTTGCGTCATGGCGCACCGGGACCGTCCGCCGAAGCGCCGCGATTGGTCGGACTGGAGGTGCAACCCCCGCAAGCGATCGTCGCCGATCCAGACAACCGAATTGCGGTCCACGTCGCCGCAACGTTTTCCGACGGGACATCGCGTGACGTCACCGAGACGGCCTGTTACGAACTGTCCAACTTAAACGCGACCGTCGATGCCCGCGGAGTTGTCAGACGCGACAAGTTCGGCGAAACCACGCTGATCGTCCGCTACCTGCAAGAACAACGTCCGGTGCCGATCGCTTTCATCGAATCGCGTCCCGATTTTGTCTGGAGCGATCCGCAACCGCACAACGAAATTGATCGGCATGTCTTTGCCAAACTGAAACGTGTGCGGATCAATCCTTCGCCCTTGTGCGAGGACACGGTGTTTGTCCGCCGCGCCTACTTGGATGCGATCGGGCGCATCCCGACGGCCGAAGAGGCCCAAGGGTTTGTGTCCGATCCGGCCGCCGACAAACGCGCGCGGTTGATCGACCGTCTGCTCGCCCTGCCGGAGTTCGCGGATTTCTGGGCGCTGAAGTGGGCCGACGTGCTGCGCACCGAAGAGAAGGTTTTGGATACCGAGGGCGTCGAAGTTTTTCACGGTTGGATCCGAGACAGCATCGCATCGGGACGTCCGCTGGATCAGTTCGTCCGCGACTTGGTGACCGGAACGGGCAGCACGTTCGCGCACCCCGCAGCCAACTTCTATCGTGCCAATCGCGACCCATCGACTCGGGGTGAAACCACCGCCAGACTTTTCCTGGGGACCCGGTTGCAGTGCGCCAAGTGCCACAACCATCCGTTTGATCGTTGGACGCAAGAGGATTATTACCAATGGTCGTCGCTGTTCTCACAAATCGGATACGAAATCGGCGAGAACAAGCGACAGGACAAATTGGACAAGAACGAGTTTGCCGGTGATCAAACCGTTTTGGTGGCGAAGATGGATGAAGTCCGCAACCCGACCACCGACCGCGTCGCGTCACCAAAATTCCTCGGCGGTGACCGACTCGGCGATCAGGCAATGAAGGACCGCCTGGCCGCGATGGCAACTTGGCTGACGGCACCGGAAAACAAGCTGTTTGTAAAATCCCAGACCAACTTTATCTGGTACCAGCTGATGGGGTTGGGGCTGGTCGACCCGATCGATGATTTTCGCTTGACCAATCCGCCCAGCAATCCTCCGCTGATGGACTGGCTCGCATCACACTTTGCCGACAGCGGCTTTGACGTCCGCAGCCTGGTCGGCACGATCATGAAATCCAGAACGTATCAACTGTCCGCCGAACCGAACGCAACCAACGTCAACGACAGCACCTGTTACTCGCGAGCCTACGTGCGACGGTTGCCGGCCGAAGTGATCCTGGACATGCAAAGCGACGTCCTGGATTCCCCGGCAAGCTTCCTCGGCTATCCGGCGGGAATCCGCGCCGTGCAGATTCCCGGCGTACGAAGCAAACAGGCCCGTCGAAGCTCGCCCGAAGCCGGCGACCGTTTCTTGAAAACCTTTGGCAAACCCGATCGCATCCTCGCATGCGATTGCGAACGCTCTAACGAAACGACGCTCAAGCAGGTGTTCGTGCTGGTCGGTGACGGACTGAATGATCGACTCGCATCGCCGTCCAATCGAATCGCCCGCTTGGCACTGTCCAAACAGTCCGACGCCGAGGTCGTCCAGGAGCTTTACTGGACGGCCCTGTCGCGTCCGCCGACCGAGGCAGAGCAAGCCGCGGCGTTGCAATTGATCAACGGCCCCAACCACAATCCGGCGGCATCTTGGAAAGACCTGCTCGGCGCGGTGATGGCAAATCCATCGGGCAACAAACGGGCCGACGCGCTGCAGGACATCGCATGGGCGTTGTTGAACGCAAAAGAATTTTTGTTCCGCAAATAG
- a CDS encoding RHS repeat domain-containing protein yields MRYDGTQQYSINALTDSSGMIKERCAYDAYGNLSIFDASGTARTSTAEGNRYTYTGREWDNVLDLYHYRARMYDPLSGRFCSRDPIGYEGSPWNLYEYVNGQPTTNVDPTGEAVPILVVGCVIACAAVPVSYIIGAIGCAGSDDGNGPGAFGRCMRIFAEGLQSNTCANVVSFGAIQACMVCIFKKVAKPANQTGLADDIAKGYGKSREVWKSKIRCCPTRSPSPLGPSPLLQ; encoded by the coding sequence GTGCGCTACGATGGCACCCAACAGTACAGCATCAACGCGCTGACCGATTCGAGCGGGATGATCAAGGAAAGGTGCGCCTACGATGCGTACGGCAATCTCTCAATCTTCGATGCCAGCGGCACGGCTCGGACATCAACGGCCGAAGGTAACCGCTACACCTACACCGGCCGTGAGTGGGACAACGTCCTCGACCTGTACCACTACCGGGCGCGGATGTACGATCCGCTGAGCGGACGCTTCTGTTCCAGAGACCCGATCGGGTATGAGGGCAGCCCTTGGAATTTGTACGAGTATGTGAACGGTCAGCCAACTACGAATGTGGACCCTACCGGAGAAGCAGTACCGATCCTTGTTGTTGGTTGCGTTATAGCCTGCGCAGCAGTTCCAGTATCGTACATTATCGGTGCAATCGGATGTGCCGGCAGCGACGACGGCAATGGGCCAGGTGCGTTTGGTCGCTGTATGAGGATTTTTGCGGAAGGCCTTCAAAGTAACACTTGTGCAAATGTTGTGAGTTTCGGGGCGATCCAAGCCTGCATGGTCTGCATTTTTAAGAAGGTTGCAAAACCCGCCAACCAAACGGGATTAGCCGATGACATTGCGAAGGGTTACGGTAAAAGCCGGGAGGTATGGAAAAGCAAAATACGATGCTGTCCAACGCGTTCACCATCCCCCCTCGGACCATCCCCGCTCCTTCAATGA
- a CDS encoding tyrosine-type recombinase/integrase, with the protein MSNLPAPTVLLSRYFNHLKMNNWSATTISRRDYVLNKFITWSSERGIESVCEITAESLAAYRRWLYHYRNERTDKPLKFCTQASYLSTVGHWLAWLTEQGWIDSDPSTGIELPKEEQRLPSSHLTIDEIETLLSSVDLTTPTGIRDRALLELFYATGMRRAELIALKLDDINHQSGLAMIRQGKGRKDRVVPTGKRALGWLMKYLHDGRPALLDEDTNVIFLTSRGNAFHPVTLSQLVRSYLTAAGITKPGSCHMLRHTTATLMLEGGADLRSIQTLLGHEQLNTTQIYTHVSIKRLREVHDKTHPGAKDRPPQSDPNKSDDKPTE; encoded by the coding sequence ATGTCAAACCTTCCCGCTCCCACCGTCCTACTGTCTCGTTACTTCAACCACCTCAAGATGAACAACTGGTCGGCCACGACCATCTCGCGCCGCGACTACGTCTTAAACAAGTTCATCACCTGGTCGTCCGAACGCGGCATCGAATCCGTCTGCGAGATCACCGCCGAGTCACTTGCCGCCTATCGCCGTTGGCTCTATCACTACCGCAACGAACGCACCGACAAGCCGCTCAAGTTCTGCACTCAGGCGAGCTATCTCTCAACGGTTGGTCACTGGCTCGCATGGCTGACCGAACAAGGTTGGATCGACAGCGATCCATCAACCGGCATCGAACTCCCCAAGGAAGAACAGCGTCTTCCATCATCGCACCTGACCATCGATGAAATTGAAACGCTACTCAGCTCCGTCGATCTCACCACGCCAACCGGTATTCGCGACCGCGCGCTGTTGGAACTCTTTTATGCCACCGGCATGCGACGCGCCGAGTTGATCGCGCTGAAGCTCGACGACATCAACCACCAGTCCGGGCTTGCCATGATCCGTCAAGGCAAAGGCCGTAAGGACCGCGTGGTGCCGACCGGCAAGCGAGCCCTTGGATGGCTGATGAAATACCTTCACGACGGTCGTCCCGCACTGCTCGACGAAGACACCAACGTGATCTTCTTAACGTCCCGCGGCAACGCGTTCCATCCGGTCACGCTCAGTCAACTCGTCAGGAGCTACTTGACCGCGGCGGGCATCACGAAGCCTGGCAGTTGTCACATGCTCCGCCATACCACGGCGACGTTGATGCTCGAAGGCGGCGCGGACCTGCGCTCGATCCAAACGCTACTCGGCCACGAGCAACTCAACACCACCCAAATTTACACACACGTGTCGATCAAACGCCTGCGAGAAGTCCACGACAAAACCCATCCGGGAGCCAAGGACCGCCCACCGCAATCTGATCCCAATAAGTCCGACGACAAACCCACCGAGTAG
- a CDS encoding ISAzo13 family transposase, with protein sequence MSVRVGGDPDEPDVVYTNLASTEMAEKAAEAGTPVSDKTVSAWLNSLKIGFRKMIKTISGGLSADREQQFDLIAGHVESYQAAGNPVFSIDTKSKEFLGRLYRAGRIRTTEPIEAFDHDFPSWADGVVIPHGIYDIGRNAGHVNIGLSHETSRFATDSLKWYWNRIGKRCYPDTNSILLLCDCGGSNSASKYIFKHYLQKLVDTIGIEIRVAHYPSYCSKYNPIERRFFPHLGRACSGMLFDKLETVVKLMRNTSTRTGLRTTVNVLRGLYETGENATATMKAALRTVFDEQIPRWNYRFSPINRH encoded by the coding sequence TTGAGCGTTCGTGTTGGAGGCGATCCTGATGAGCCCGACGTGGTTTACACAAACCTGGCCTCCACTGAAATGGCTGAGAAGGCGGCCGAGGCCGGCACCCCTGTGAGCGACAAGACGGTCTCCGCTTGGCTGAATAGCTTGAAGATCGGTTTTCGAAAAATGATCAAAACTATTTCCGGTGGCTTGTCAGCGGATCGCGAGCAGCAGTTTGATCTCATCGCAGGACATGTGGAGAGCTATCAGGCTGCCGGCAATCCGGTCTTTTCGATCGACACAAAAAGCAAAGAATTCCTGGGCCGTCTTTACCGGGCCGGTCGCATTCGCACCACAGAGCCCATTGAAGCGTTCGACCACGACTTTCCGAGTTGGGCTGATGGCGTTGTGATTCCTCACGGAATCTACGACATCGGACGAAATGCTGGGCACGTCAACATTGGACTCTCTCACGAGACGAGTCGCTTCGCGACCGATAGCCTCAAATGGTACTGGAACCGGATAGGGAAACGTTGTTATCCGGATACCAATTCCATTTTGCTATTGTGCGATTGCGGCGGTAGCAACTCAGCTTCAAAATACATCTTCAAGCACTACCTTCAAAAGTTGGTCGACACGATCGGCATCGAAATTCGGGTAGCCCACTATCCAAGCTACTGTTCAAAATACAATCCGATTGAACGCCGTTTTTTTCCGCATCTTGGACGTGCTTGCTCCGGGATGCTTTTCGATAAGTTGGAAACAGTTGTCAAGTTGATGCGGAACACATCGACTCGGACCGGCCTTCGCACTACGGTCAACGTCTTGCGAGGGTTGTACGAGACGGGTGAGAACGCGACCGCAACAATGAAAGCAGCTCTGCGTACAGTTTTTGACGAACAAATACCGAGATGGAACTATCGATTCTCGCCAATTAACCGACACTAA
- a CDS encoding Rpn family recombination-promoting nuclease/putative transposase: MAIGIDPTVDYVFKLLLGSPEHPAITLHFLNAILGDEIQIVEVEILNPILGKEDDLDKLSILDVAARDSSGRLYDIEMQTTLPAGLSQRLAYYTASLYVGQISEGDDYTLLHPAISICVLDAILFRQSPEIHSDFRLRSRGGSLKLTDGLQIHLLELPKYAVPSDNRVITHPVDAWCHFFCRAETMSAQEIERRFQSPAFNEAAEVLEMIQRTPQQRSQYELRLKAQRDERARMQYAVEQARQEGKAEGKAEGKAEGRAEGRAEGEALGRIEILRELLGVDRTSTAGLSLKQLAALESDLQRQLRERGVS; encoded by the coding sequence ATGGCCATCGGAATCGATCCCACCGTCGACTACGTCTTCAAGCTGCTTCTCGGCAGCCCGGAACACCCTGCGATCACACTGCACTTCCTCAACGCGATTCTCGGCGACGAAATCCAAATCGTGGAAGTGGAGATCCTCAATCCGATCCTTGGTAAAGAGGACGATCTCGACAAACTGTCGATTTTGGACGTCGCGGCGCGAGATTCAAGCGGCCGACTGTACGACATCGAAATGCAGACGACGCTTCCGGCCGGCCTGTCCCAGCGACTCGCGTACTACACCGCCTCTCTTTACGTTGGCCAGATCAGCGAAGGCGACGACTACACGCTGCTGCATCCGGCGATCAGCATCTGCGTCCTTGACGCGATCCTGTTCCGCCAATCCCCAGAAATCCACAGCGATTTCCGGCTACGGAGTCGCGGCGGCAGCCTGAAACTGACAGACGGTCTACAAATTCACCTTCTTGAGTTGCCAAAGTACGCGGTTCCGAGCGATAATCGGGTGATCACGCATCCAGTGGACGCGTGGTGCCATTTTTTCTGTCGTGCCGAAACAATGTCGGCTCAGGAAATCGAACGGCGATTCCAATCCCCCGCCTTCAACGAAGCTGCCGAGGTTCTCGAGATGATCCAACGAACGCCGCAACAACGAAGCCAGTACGAACTACGTCTGAAAGCACAGCGTGATGAACGCGCCAGAATGCAGTACGCGGTCGAACAGGCAAGGCAAGAGGGCAAAGCAGAAGGCAAAGCAGAGGGCAAAGCAGAAGGTAGAGCAGAGGGTAGAGCAGAGGGTGAAGCACTCGGGCGCATTGAAATTCTCCGTGAACTCCTTGGCGTTGATCGGACATCGACTGCAGGCTTATCGCTAAAGCAGTTAGCCGCACTCGAAAGTGACCTTCAGCGACAGCTTCGTGAGCGAGGAGTTTCGTGA
- a CDS encoding site-specific integrase has translation MASTLPALVQSYIEYLQRSGHKRRIVNITRQQLDYFVTWCQTQSITASDQISDTTAADYVGHLQNEVDLINGAAIGIRIVRERVTKLRRLFEWLARDTNFSSDIAATVPTIDKRGKANLPSNSCYDQKLPA, from the coding sequence ATGGCTTCGACATTACCAGCCTTGGTCCAAAGCTACATCGAATACCTGCAACGATCGGGCCACAAACGACGCATCGTCAACATCACCAGGCAGCAACTCGACTACTTCGTCACCTGGTGTCAAACGCAATCGATCACAGCCAGCGACCAAATCAGCGACACAACCGCCGCTGACTATGTTGGTCACTTGCAAAACGAGGTTGATTTAATCAATGGTGCAGCCATTGGGATCCGCATCGTTCGTGAACGCGTCACAAAGCTTCGTCGCTTGTTTGAATGGCTTGCGCGCGACACCAATTTCTCCAGCGACATCGCAGCGACGGTTCCCACGATCGATAAGCGCGGCAAGGCGAATCTGCCAAGCAACAGCTGCTATGACCAAAAGCTTCCGGCCTAG
- a CDS encoding Rpn family recombination-promoting nuclease/putative transposase — MAIGIDPTVDFACKRLLGSPDHPAITLHFLNAVLGGHPPITTVQILNPIIGKGFDDDKASILDVLATDDHGRFIDIEIQTTLPAGLSERLTYYAASQLVEQLGEGDSYRELRPSIGICILDAIRFRESAALHLDFQLRSPSGELLTDCLQIHLLELPKYQPDADNGVIADPIKQWIHFFRFAAISSPEELRQQLPDLVFSEAIGVLEMIARNPEEKRFYETRLKMQRDEQARLEAAEERGEARGEARGEAIGRVRVLQSLAGVAESTIEDLRMHSSEELAAMEVALKRQLRERS, encoded by the coding sequence ATGGCGATTGGCATTGATCCGACGGTCGACTTTGCGTGCAAGCGACTGCTAGGAAGCCCTGATCATCCGGCGATTACGCTTCACTTTCTTAATGCGGTCTTGGGTGGACACCCGCCGATCACTACCGTGCAGATCCTGAACCCAATCATCGGCAAAGGTTTTGACGATGACAAAGCTTCGATTCTCGATGTCTTGGCGACCGATGATCACGGGCGGTTCATCGACATTGAAATTCAGACGACGCTGCCCGCAGGGCTCTCCGAGCGACTGACGTATTACGCTGCCAGCCAGTTGGTCGAACAACTCGGCGAGGGAGACAGCTACCGGGAATTGCGTCCTTCGATCGGAATCTGCATCCTTGATGCGATCCGGTTTCGCGAATCGGCCGCCCTGCATCTCGACTTCCAACTTCGATCTCCGAGCGGTGAATTGCTAACAGATTGCCTGCAAATCCACCTTTTAGAGTTGCCGAAGTACCAGCCGGATGCGGATAATGGCGTGATCGCAGACCCGATCAAGCAGTGGATCCACTTCTTTCGATTTGCCGCAATTTCCAGCCCCGAAGAATTGCGGCAACAACTACCAGATCTGGTCTTTTCCGAAGCGATAGGAGTATTGGAGATGATTGCCCGAAACCCAGAAGAAAAGCGTTTCTACGAAACACGGTTAAAAATGCAGCGTGACGAACAGGCACGCCTGGAAGCGGCTGAGGAACGTGGAGAGGCCCGAGGTGAGGCCCGTGGTGAGGCAATCGGCCGGGTGCGAGTGCTTCAATCGCTTGCGGGCGTCGCAGAATCAACGATCGAAGACCTGCGAATGCATTCATCGGAGGAACTTGCCGCGATGGAAGTGGCGCTAAAACGTCAGCTTCGTGAGCGCAGCTAG
- a CDS encoding DUF1501 domain-containing protein, with translation MSVPKMDRRSVLRVGGAGMLGLTMPNLMRAAERATSIKPRAKSVIFLFQWGGPSQLDTFDMKPDAPESVRSPYRPISSSADGIQVCELLPETAKRMHHATLIRTMTHTMKNHASAGYYALSGHEPPSDDQRLRDSLDLYPAYGSVVDHLRPNQNGMPTSVAYPHVIRDGSIVPAQHASFLGKRHDPLLFLEDPNDRDFKLPELSLPRGLSVDRLHRRREMQKLVDAQTRLLEYSDQARGFDDYYERAISMLTSDRVRKAFDLSAEKESVRDRYGRTTYGQSCLMARRLVESGVKFVTVYFSASIGGRRVNDGGWDTHGFDNTRMYEIVNNYQLPITDQTLPTLLDDLEERGLLDETLVVWMGEFGRTPQINKNLSRDHWPQCYTTLLAGGGVKGGYVYGKSDEHASRPAENPVKPEDLAATIYQLLGIDPATEIYDRNNRPLIIGGNTLHDVIA, from the coding sequence ATGAGTGTTCCCAAAATGGATCGGCGTTCGGTTTTACGTGTCGGCGGTGCGGGCATGCTGGGTCTGACCATGCCAAACTTGATGCGTGCCGCCGAGCGTGCCACGTCGATCAAACCGCGCGCCAAATCGGTGATCTTTCTGTTCCAATGGGGCGGGCCCAGCCAGCTTGACACCTTTGACATGAAACCCGACGCGCCCGAATCGGTGCGCAGCCCCTATCGCCCGATCTCGTCCAGCGCCGACGGGATTCAGGTTTGCGAGCTGTTGCCCGAGACGGCCAAACGAATGCACCATGCGACGTTGATTCGCACGATGACGCACACGATGAAGAACCATGCGTCGGCGGGGTATTACGCGCTCAGCGGTCACGAACCACCGAGCGACGATCAACGTCTGCGCGACTCCCTGGATCTGTACCCCGCCTACGGAAGCGTCGTCGACCATCTCCGCCCCAACCAAAACGGCATGCCGACCTCGGTCGCTTATCCACATGTGATCCGCGACGGCTCCATCGTTCCGGCCCAGCATGCCAGCTTTCTCGGCAAACGCCATGATCCGTTGTTGTTCTTGGAAGACCCCAATGATCGAGACTTCAAGCTGCCCGAACTGAGTCTGCCGCGGGGGCTCTCGGTCGACCGACTGCACCGCCGCCGCGAGATGCAAAAACTGGTCGACGCACAAACCAGGTTGCTCGAATATTCGGACCAGGCCCGCGGGTTTGATGACTACTACGAGCGGGCGATTTCGATGTTGACGTCCGACCGTGTTCGCAAGGCGTTTGATCTGTCGGCTGAGAAGGAATCCGTGCGAGACCGGTATGGCAGGACGACGTACGGCCAAAGCTGTTTGATGGCGCGTCGGCTGGTCGAATCGGGTGTGAAATTTGTAACCGTCTATTTTTCGGCCAGCATCGGCGGACGCCGCGTCAATGACGGCGGCTGGGACACGCACGGATTCGATAACACACGCATGTACGAGATCGTCAACAACTACCAACTGCCGATCACCGATCAAACGCTGCCGACGCTGTTAGACGATTTAGAAGAACGCGGACTGCTCGATGAAACACTGGTCGTCTGGATGGGTGAATTCGGTCGCACGCCACAGATCAACAAGAACCTCAGTCGCGATCACTGGCCGCAGTGCTACACCACACTGTTGGCCGGCGGCGGCGTCAAGGGAGGCTACGTGTACGGCAAATCCGACGAACACGCCAGCCGACCGGCCGAGAACCCTGTCAAACCCGAAGACTTGGCCGCGACCATCTACCAACTTCTCGGCATCGACCCCGCGACCGAAATCTACGACCGCAACAACCGCCCCCTAATCATCGGCGGCAACACGCTGCACGACGTCATCGCCTGA
- a CDS encoding tyrosine-type recombinase/integrase, whose product MSNLPTPTVLLSRYFNHLKMNNWSATTISRRAYVLNKFLTWSSERGIESVTEITAESLAAYRRWLYHYRNERTDKPLKFCTQASYLSTVGHWLAWLSEQGWIDSDPSTGIERPKEEQRLPSSHLTIDEIETLLSSVDLTTPTGLRDRAMLELFYATGMRRAELIALKLDDINHESGLAMIRQGKGRKDRVVPTGKRALGWLMKYLHDGRPALLDDDTQVIFLTSRGNTFHPVTLSQLVRSYLTAAGVTKPGSCHMLRHTTATLMLEGGADLRSIQTLLGHEQLNTTQIYTHVSIKRLREVHDKTHPGAKDRPPQSDTE is encoded by the coding sequence ATGTCAAACCTTCCCACTCCCACCGTCCTACTGTCTCGCTACTTCAATCACCTCAAGATGAACAACTGGTCGGCCACGACCATCTCGCGCCGCGCCTACGTCTTGAACAAGTTCCTCACCTGGTCGTCCGAACGCGGTATCGAGTCCGTCACCGAGATCACCGCCGAGTCACTTGCCGCCTATCGCCGTTGGCTCTATCACTACCGCAACGAACGCACCGACAAGCCGCTCAAGTTCTGCACTCAGGCGAGCTATCTCTCAACGGTTGGTCACTGGCTCGCATGGCTGAGCGAACAAGGTTGGATCGACAGCGATCCATCAACCGGCATCGAACGCCCCAAGGAAGAACAGCGTCTTCCATCATCGCACCTGACGATCGACGAAATCGAAACGCTGTTGAGTTCGGTCGATCTCACCACGCCAACCGGTCTTCGCGACCGTGCGATGTTGGAACTCTTTTATGCCACCGGCATGCGACGCGCCGAGTTGATCGCACTGAAGCTCGACGACATCAACCACGAGTCCGGTCTTGCGATGATCCGTCAAGGTAAAGGCCGCAAGGATCGAGTCGTACCGACCGGCAAGCGAGCCCTTGGATGGCTGATGAAATACCTTCACGATGGTCGCCCCGCACTGCTCGACGACGATACGCAAGTGATCTTCCTAACGTCCCGCGGCAACACGTTTCATCCGGTCACGCTCAGCCAACTCGTCAGAAGCTACTTGACTGCGGCGGGAGTCACGAAGCCCGGCAGTTGCCATATGCTGCGCCATACGACGGCGACGTTGATGCTCGAAGGCGGCGCGGACCTGCGCTCGATCCAAACGCTCTTGGGTCACGAGCAACTCAACACGACCCAGATCTACACGCACGTGTCGATCAAACGCCTGCGAGAAGTCCACGACAAAACCCATCCGGGAGCCAAGGACCGACCACCCCAAAGCGACACCGAATAG